Proteins from one Desulfonema limicola genomic window:
- the hmcD gene encoding sulfate respiration complex protein HmcD, producing the protein MHDIIYTLQDFMLHTKNITYILMGVGLVAYVAFWNFLTDREKD; encoded by the coding sequence ATGCATGACATTATTTATACGCTTCAGGATTTTATGCTGCATACAAAAAATATAACCTATATCCTCATGGGAGTGGGTCTGGTTGCCTATGTGGCTTTCTGGAATTTTCTCACTGACAGAGAAAAAGATTAA